Sequence from the Armatimonadota bacterium genome:
CGCGATCTTGTTCGAAACGTATACTTGGAACACGGAGTGAAAGAGTTGTTTTGGAAGGTCGCTATGAAGCCTGGAAAACCAGTGTTCTTTGGCAAGTCTAGTGCCTGTTTGGTATTTGGCCTACCGGGGAACCCCGTTAGCGCGCTTGTGACCTTCGAAACCCTCGTCACTCCCGCGATCAGAAAGATGTCGGGATCGCTGCATCCGGTCGCACCGCGCACTCGCATTACCCTGACCAAACACATCAGGCGCAAACCGGGCCGACTCGAGTTTGTCCGTGCGACGACCGAGTATCGCGACGGGAAGCCGTTTGCGACGCCGTTGGACCGCCAAGGCTCGCACATGACCTCCGGTCTCGCGCTTGCGGACAGGCTTCTAATCGTGCCTCTAGATGCCGAGTGCATCGAGGCCGGAACCGAACTTGATAGCATGACAATCGGTTCGGGAGGTAGCCGATGAAATCCGTCCAGCTCACACACTTCGCGCTTTTGCGAGACCAACGCGGCCTCAGTTCAGAGACGCACGAAACTTCTGCCGAGACGGTCGGGGAACTGTACGATGAGTTGGCAGCTCTGTACAGCTTCACTCTTCCGCGAAACTTCGTCAAGGCGGCGCTG
This genomic interval carries:
- a CDS encoding MoaD/ThiS family protein, which codes for MKSVQLTHFALLRDQRGLSSETHETSAETVGELYDELAALYSFTLPRNFVKAALNSEFVAMDTPFENGDEIVFLPPVAGG